A region from the Panicum hallii strain FIL2 chromosome 1, PHallii_v3.1, whole genome shotgun sequence genome encodes:
- the LOC112900646 gene encoding serine/threonine-protein kinase AGC1-5-like has translation MEDARIGTFDAAGAYPTKLPSPRMLAAERELHSPRREPPSGFRKSLNPIYADAHDATAASGSSSTTTTATSNSSRRHTGGGDGRWEAVRAAEPPLSLGHFRLLRRLGYGDIGSVYLVELRAGAGRGALFAMKVMDKGSLAGRNKLARAQTEREILALLNHPFLPTLYSHFETDKFCCLLMEYCCGGNLHSLRQKQPNKRFTEDAARFYASEVLLALEYLHMLGVVYRDLKPENVLVREEGHIMLSDFDLSLRCSVSPALVRSPSGRVGTGGGLAHVCMLPRILPAKKSKKKKNKGDKDKAKLDEPPFTAEPTGARSMSFVGTHEYLAPEIIRGEGHGSAVDWWTFGVFLYELLHGATPFKGSGNRATLFNVVAQPLRFPDAPAVSAAARDLIRGLLAKEPQNRLAYRRGAAEVKQHPFFDGVNWALVRSAQPPYIPDSAVDHCSQLTSDIVGTAAAAPGGTPKSAGRKTSSRHTDSSHVDFEYF, from the exons ATGGAGGACGCCAGGATCGGCACCTTCGACGCCGCCGGCGCGTACCCGACGAAGCTGCCGAGCCCGAGGATGCTGGCCGCCGAGCGGGAGCTCCACTCTCCCCGGCGCGAGCCGCCGTCGGGGTTCCGGAAGAGCCTCAACCCGATCTACGCCGACGCCCACGACGCCACGGCGGCAAGCGGCTCTTCTTCCACCACGACTACGGCGACATCGAACTCGT CGCGGCGGCAcaccggcggcggggacggccgGTGGGAGGCCGTCCGCGCCGCAGAGCCGCCGCTGAGCCTGGGCCACTTCCGCCTCCTCCGGCGCCTCGGCTACGGCGACATCGGCAGCGTGTACCTCGTCGAGCTCCGCGcgggcgccggccgcggcgcgcTCTTCGCCATGAAGGTCATGGACAAGGGCTCCCTCGCCGGCCGGAACAAGCTGGCCCGCGCGCAGACGGAGCGCGAGATCCTCGCCCTGCTCAACCACCCCTTCCTCCCCACGCTCTATTCCCACTTCGAGACCGACAAGTTCTGCTGCCTCCTCATGGAGTACTGCTGCGGCGGCAACCTCCACTCGCTCAGGCAGAAGCAGCCCAACAAGAGATTCACAGAGGACGCGGCCAG GTTCTACGCGTCCGAAGTGCTGCTTGCGCTGGAGTACCTGCACATGCTGGGCGTGGTGTACCGGGACCTGAAACCCGAAAACGTGCTGGTCAGGGAGGAAGGCCACATCATGCTCTCCGACTTCGACCTCTCCCTGCGGTGCTCCGTCAGCCCGGCGCTCGTCCGCTCCCCGTCCGGCCGtgtcggcaccggcggcggcctcgcCCACGTCTGCATGCTCCCGCGCATCCTGCCGGCCAAGAagagcaagaagaagaagaacaaggggGACAAGGACAAGGCCAAGCTGGACGAGCCGCCG TTCACGGCCGAGCCGACGGGCGCGCGGTCGATGTCGTTCGTGGGCACGCACGAGTATCTGGCGCCCGAGATCATCCGCGGCGAGGGCCACGGCAGCGCCGTCGACTGGTGGACCTTCGGCGTGTTCCTGTACGAGCTCCTGCACGGCGCCACGCCGTTCAAGGGCTCCGGCAACCGCGCCACTCTCTTCAACGTCGTCGCGCAGCCGCTGCGGTTCCCCGACGCGCCGGCGGTTAGCGCCGCCGCCAGGGACCTCATCCGCGGCCTGCTGGCCAAGGAGCCGCAGAACAGGCTCGCGtaccggcgcggcgcggccgaggTGAAGCAGCACCCCTTCTTCGACGGCGTCAACTGGGCGCTCGTCAGGAGCGCCCAGCCGCCCTACATCCCCGACTCCGCCGTCGACCACTGCTCCCAGCTCACCAGCGACATCgtgggcacggcggcggcggcgccgggcggcACGCCCAAGAGCGCCGGCCGGAAGACCAGCTCGCGTCACACTGATTCGTCGCATGTTGATTTTGAGTACTTTTAG
- the LOC112900355 gene encoding G-type lectin S-receptor-like serine/threonine-protein kinase At2g19130 translates to MVTSCGQISSPVLVLLAFLFLHGALSRAADDTIAKGQPLYGGQSLVSKRGKFELGFFQPDNSSQQWYVGIRYNQISTRDIVWVANRDAPITDLESSQLSISRDGNMVLQDHRNSPIWSTNVTNMASSAVPMVGIILDTGNLVLAEASNTSAVLWQSFDHFSDTWLPGGKLGRNKLTGEVDRLVAWRGYKDPSPSMFSLELDPRGTSQYLLNWNSSKQYWTSGNWSTADHIFTDVPEMTAANPSHGFPYTFGYVDAGNESYFTYHVEDDAVVAHFRMDVAGQVKFLMWVEGAGEWQQFWSQPKAQCDVYALCGPSGVCAENALQSCSCPRGFRRRRPLEWAQGDYTSGCARDAGLRCGSRDVNGGEDRFYAMANVRLPIDAQNVVAASAGDCERACIDSCSCTAYSYNGSCSVWHGDLINLRDTSGIGTATGGGGGTISIRLAASEFSSAGDRTRRLVVGLVVAGFVAAATIIAVVSIVVIRRRSRRAFKASRRVAEGSLVAFTYRDLQLATKNFSEKLGAGAFGSVFKGSLADDAAQPVAVKKLEGRLQGEKQFRAEVSTIGTVQHVNLIRLLGFCSEGTRRLLVYEHMPNGSLDRHLFGATSSHLSWEARYQVALGIARGLDYLHGKCRDCIIHCDIKPENILLDDALAPKVADFGLAKLMGRDSSRVLTTMRGTAGYLAPEWVAGTAVTAKADVFSYGMVLFEVVSGRRNARQRQDGTVDFFPSTAASLLVGGGDLMGAVDGRIRGDADMAEVERACKIACWCVQDDERARPSMGTVVQVLEGLLEISVPPIPTSFKMLANPSKKYVDFFTCLPST, encoded by the exons ATGGTGACGAGCTGTGGACAAATTTCCTCCCCTGTGCTTGTGCTCCTCGCCTTTTTGTTCCTGCATGGAGCTCTGTCGCGGGCAGCTGATGACACCATCGCCAAGGGCCAGCCGCTGTACGGTGGCCAGAGTCTGGTGTCCAAGCGTGGCAAGTTCGAGCTCGGCTTTTTCCAGCCAG ACAACTCCTCCCAACAGTGGTACGTGGGCATTCGGTACAACCAAATCTCAACGCGCGACATCGTGTGGGTTGCAAACAGAGATGCCCCAATCACCGACCTCGAGTCTTCACAGCTTTCCATATCAAGGGACGGAAACATGGTCCTTCAAGACCATCGCAACTCCCCAATCTGGTCGACAAACGTCACCAACATGGCCTCCTCCGCCGTCCCGATGGTCGGCATCATCCTCGACACCGGCAACCTTGTCCTGGCAGAAGCTTCCAACACCTCCGCCGTGCTGTGGCAGAGCTTCGACCACTTCTCCGACACCTGGCTCCCCGGCGGGAAGCTCGGCCGCAACAAGCTCACCGGCGAGGTGGACCGCCTGGTCGCGTGGAGAGGCTACAAGGACCCGTCGCCGAGCATGTTCTCCCTGGAGCTCGACCCGCGCGGTACAAGCCAATACCTGCTCAACTGGAACAGCAGCAAGCAGTACTGGACCAGCGGCAACTGGAGCACCGCCGACCACATCTTCACCGACGTGCCGGAGATGACGGCTGCCAACCCCTCCCACGGGTTCCCCTACACCTTCGGCTACGTCGACGCCGGGAACGAGAGCTACTTCACCTACCACGTCGAGGACGACGCCGTGGTGGCGCACTTCCGGATGGACGTGGCGGGGCAGGTCAAGTTCCTCATGTGGGTGGAGGGCGCAGGCGAGTGGCAGCAGTTCTGGTCGCAGCCCAAGGCGCAGTGCGACGTCTACGCGCTGTGCGGGCCGTCCGGCGTGTGCGCCGAGAACGCTCTGCAGTCCTGCAGCTGCCCCCGAGGcttccgccgccggcggccgctcgAGTGGGCGCAGGGCGACTACACGTCGGGCTGCGCCAGGGACGCCGGCCTGCGATGCGGCTCTCGGGAcgtgaacggcggcgaggacaGGTTCTACGCCATGGCCAACGTGAGACTGCCGATCGACGCGCAGAACGTGGTGGCTGCGAGCGCCGGCGACTGCGAGCGCGCGTGCATCGACAGCTGCTCCTGCACGGCGTACTCCTACAACGGGAGCTGCTCGGTGTGGCACGGAGACCTCATCAACCTCCGAGACACGAGCGGCATCGGCACAGCcaccggaggcggcggcggcaccatcTCGATCCGCCTGGCCGCGTCCGAGTTCTCTAGCGCGGGCGACCGTACCCGGAGGCTAGTCGTCGGACTCGTCGTCGCGGGGTTCGTCGCTGCAGCTACCATCATCGCTGTGGTTTCGATCGTCGTCATCCGGAGAAGAAGCCGGAGGGCGTTCAAGGCGTCGAGGAGGGTGGCCGAAGGATCCTTGGTGGCGTTCACGTACCGCGATCTGCAACTCGCGACCAAGAACTTCTCGGAGAAGCTCGGCGCCGGTGCCTTCGGCTCGGTGTTCAAAGGGTCGCTGGCCGACGACGCAGCTCAGCCGGTCGCTGTGAAGAAGCTTGAGGGCCGTCTCCAGGGGGAGAAGCAGTTCCGCGCGGAGGTGAGCACGATCGGCACGGTCCAGCACGTCAACCTCATCAGGCTGCTCGGCTTCTGCTCCGAGGGCACGAGGAGGCTGCTCGTCTACGAGCACATGCCCAACGGCTCTCTGGACAGGCACCTGTTCGGGGCCACCAGCAGCCACCTGAGCTGGGAGGCACGGTACCAGGTGGCCCTGGGGATCGCGAGAGGGCTCGACTACCTGCACGGGAAATGCAGGGACTGCATCATCCACTGCGACATCAAGCCCGAGAACATCCTCCTCGACGACGCGCTCGCGCCCAAGGTCGCCGACTTCGGGCTCGCCAAGCTCATGGGCCGCGACTCCAGCCGCGTGCTCACCACCATGAGGGGCACGGCCGGGTACCTCGCGCCGGAATGGGTCGCCGGCACGGCTGTCACGGCCAAGGCCGACGTGTTCAGCTACGGCATGGTGCTGTTCGAGGTCGTGTCGGGCCGGAGGAATGCGAGGCAGCGGCAGGACGGCACGGTGGACTTCTTCCCGTCGACGGCCGCGAGCCTGCTCGTCGGTGGAGGTGATCTGATGGGAGCGGTGGACGGCCGGATCCGCGGCGACGCCGACATGGCCGAGGTGGAGAGGGCGTGCAAGATCGCGTGCTGGTGCGTCCAGGATGACGAGAGGGCGAGGCCGAGCATGGGGACGGTGGTGCAGGTACTTGAGGGGCTACTGGAGATCAGTGTCCCGCCCATCCCGACGTCGTTCAAAATGCTCGCCAATCCATCCAAGAAATACGTTGACTTCTTTACATGTTTGCCGTCAACCTGA